A portion of the Parcubacteria group bacterium genome contains these proteins:
- the trmD gene encoding tRNA (guanosine(37)-N1)-methyltransferase TrmD, whose protein sequence is MTEFHIITLFPEAFSYLEQSILKRAQDKKKIIVKVHNLRDFTHGKHMVADDKPYGGGAGMVMKAEPILRAVESITKKKSKQKTRIILLSAKGKQFTQKRAHALAQDFDRIILIAGRYEGIDERVKTILKAEEISVGPYVLTDGDVGAMIIVSAVARLIPGVITLESLKEESFWSETLKGELQGGVLEYPHYTRPEVLEHKGKKYRVPKILLSGDHKKIAEWRKGKRK, encoded by the coding sequence ATGACCGAATTCCACATCATCACCCTCTTCCCAGAAGCTTTTTCATATCTAGAGCAATCTATTTTGAAGCGTGCTCAAGATAAGAAAAAAATTATCGTGAAGGTGCACAACCTTCGCGACTTTACTCATGGCAAGCACATGGTCGCTGATGATAAGCCTTATGGCGGTGGGGCGGGGATGGTCATGAAGGCGGAGCCGATCTTGCGAGCAGTGGAGTCGATCACAAAAAAGAAAAGTAAACAAAAAACTAGAATCATACTTCTCTCCGCAAAAGGTAAGCAGTTCACACAAAAGCGCGCGCATGCATTGGCACAGGACTTTGACCGCATCATCTTGATCGCTGGCCGCTACGAGGGAATCGATGAGCGCGTGAAGACTATACTCAAAGCAGAGGAAATCTCCGTTGGACCATACGTACTCACCGACGGCGATGTGGGAGCGATGATTATTGTCTCTGCTGTTGCGCGTCTCATACCTGGCGTCATTACACTTGAGTCTCTCAAAGAAGAATCTTTTTGGAGTGAAACGTTGAAAGGGGAGTTACAAGGGGGAGTGCTCGAGTATCCTCACTACACGCGCCCAGAAGTGCTCGAACACAAGGGCAAAAAGTATCGCGTACCCAAAATTCTTCTCTCCGGAGATCATAAGAAGATAGCAGAGTGGCGGAAAGGCAAGAGAAAATAA
- a CDS encoding KH domain-containing protein, producing MAERDQEFLEYVVKALVDSPDVVKVKREVDEMGVLLTLDVAQTDMGTIIGRGGATAKAIRTLLRIVGLKNHARVNLKINEPEGSTRPPRTAPGSASRSVDQAMEDLKL from the coding sequence ATGGCAGAACGAGACCAGGAGTTTCTTGAGTATGTTGTTAAGGCATTAGTCGACAGTCCTGACGTAGTGAAAGTGAAGCGCGAAGTCGACGAAATGGGCGTTCTCTTGACGCTTGATGTAGCTCAAACGGATATGGGTACTATTATTGGTCGCGGAGGTGCAACTGCAAAGGCGATCCGCACACTTCTTCGCATCGTTGGTTTGAAGAACCACGCGCGCGTTAACCTTAAGATTAACGAGCCAGAGGGTTCTACACGACCACCGCGTACTGCTCCGGGAAGCGCTTCACGAAGCGTTGACCAGGCGATGGAAGACCTCAAACTTTAA
- the rpsP gene encoding 30S ribosomal protein S16 has product MLMIRLQRFGKKNQPFFRVVVTDKRHSTKSGKFLEVLGWHNPMTGKTEIQKDRVETHLKTGAHPSDAVHNLLVRTGVIKGKKRDVASKKNIAGAVVEEAAAPAAAPEAPAAEAPKA; this is encoded by the coding sequence ATGTTAATGATTCGTCTTCAGCGCTTCGGAAAGAAAAACCAGCCCTTCTTTAGGGTTGTTGTGACTGACAAACGCCACAGCACCAAGAGCGGAAAGTTCTTGGAGGTTTTGGGTTGGCACAACCCAATGACTGGGAAGACAGAGATACAGAAAGACCGCGTAGAAACACATTTGAAAACAGGGGCACACCCATCAGATGCTGTGCACAACCTCCTCGTCCGCACAGGCGTCATTAAGGGCAAGAAGCGCGATGTCGCGTCAAAGAAGAATATTGCCGGAGCAGTGGTAGAAGAAGCCGCAGCTCCAGCCGCTGCACCCGAAGCACCTGCAGCAGAAGCGCCGAAGGCGTAA
- a CDS encoding leucyl aminopeptidase family protein: MQISIQHKKLVADKRETEKRVFVTLDYSTKEWENIREDGRRIMRVGTGERKDMTPRKLISLIRRIIRTAKANRSTEVVLTLSEFVFPKLKLSAEELGVLIAREAELANFDFNLFKTKPKEGWRDVEKLTIVDLKRSKNFARGIERGAIIGMGVNEARVLSNTPGGDMTPEKLAEAAETLSHGTSIKVTVFGKSELEREKMGAILGVGRGAKAEPRFIIMDYRGGRKSEKPIVLVGKGITFDTGGLNVKPGRAMTDMHMDMSGGAAVMLAVVLAEKLGIKRNVIALIPAAENAVSGDSIRPGDIVRSHSGKTIEVLNTDAEGRLILADALSYAKKYKPRLVVDVATLTGSSIAALGQKASAILTKDENLQKLFVRLGEESGDYVWPMPLWEEYEEDVKGVFADVANIPTNGAQGGDVIDGAVFLLQFAEGYPWVHIDIAPRMTSIPSDYLGKGATGVPVRLLVKLLQTYK, encoded by the coding sequence ATGCAAATTTCCATTCAACACAAGAAATTAGTAGCGGATAAACGCGAAACAGAAAAGCGTGTTTTTGTAACGCTCGATTATAGCACGAAGGAGTGGGAAAACATTCGCGAGGATGGACGACGCATCATGCGTGTCGGCACTGGTGAGCGCAAAGACATGACCCCTCGCAAATTAATATCCCTCATTCGTCGTATCATACGGACCGCAAAAGCTAATCGTTCGACCGAGGTAGTACTCACTCTCTCGGAATTTGTATTTCCCAAGCTCAAGCTTTCGGCAGAAGAGCTCGGCGTGCTCATTGCTCGCGAAGCCGAGTTGGCGAATTTTGATTTCAATCTTTTTAAAACAAAACCAAAAGAAGGATGGCGAGATGTGGAGAAGCTCACCATTGTCGATCTCAAACGCTCCAAAAATTTTGCCCGTGGCATTGAGCGCGGAGCAATCATTGGCATGGGAGTTAACGAAGCTCGTGTATTATCCAACACTCCAGGTGGAGATATGACTCCCGAGAAGCTTGCAGAAGCGGCAGAGACGCTATCGCACGGCACATCGATCAAGGTCACTGTATTTGGGAAGAGCGAGCTCGAGCGCGAGAAGATGGGTGCAATCTTGGGTGTTGGGCGTGGAGCCAAAGCGGAACCTCGCTTTATCATCATGGACTATCGCGGAGGGCGAAAGAGTGAGAAGCCAATCGTCCTCGTTGGGAAGGGGATCACCTTTGACACGGGTGGGCTCAATGTGAAGCCGGGACGTGCCATGACCGACATGCACATGGATATGTCGGGAGGTGCCGCAGTCATGCTCGCGGTTGTGCTTGCAGAGAAGCTCGGGATTAAGAGGAATGTTATTGCGCTTATTCCCGCCGCGGAGAACGCAGTCTCGGGAGACAGCATCCGTCCGGGCGACATTGTGCGCTCGCATTCTGGGAAGACCATAGAAGTGCTGAACACTGACGCAGAAGGACGGCTTATCCTGGCTGACGCGCTTTCGTATGCAAAGAAATACAAACCGCGACTTGTTGTCGATGTTGCGACGCTCACGGGGAGCTCCATTGCAGCCTTGGGGCAGAAGGCCTCAGCTATTCTCACCAAAGATGAGAATCTTCAGAAACTTTTTGTGCGACTCGGTGAAGAGAGTGGGGACTATGTATGGCCCATGCCACTCTGGGAGGAATATGAGGAAGATGTGAAGGGTGTTTTTGCAGACGTCGCAAACATTCCCACAAATGGGGCACAAGGAGGTGATGTCATCGATGGCGCCGTGTTCTTGCTCCAATTTGCGGAAGGATATCCGTGGGTGCACATCGATATTGCCCCACGTATGACCTCAATTCCGAGCGATTATCTAGGGAAGGGGGCGACAGGGGTTCCGGTGCGCCTCCTCGTCAAATTACTCCAGACATATAAATAG
- the rnr gene encoding ribonuclease R, with protein sequence MRTLKRTSECPTKERASGEGPPERAPAADGRGSTASAQLRRNCRTAWRSIAKSVSVVKKNKKCNNTLMKKEENGRKKLEVQGNIRISSRGIGFLSAEESPDKDIEIDPAYLNTALHGDLVRALVHPGPGTTKLAETTRGEVLEVLMRARQEFVGTIKNEGGLFFLDPESRRMYTDIAIPQDKLGKAQAGDKAIVKITKWTDSKRPPLGEVLEVIGQAGKHETEMRAAALERGFRLSFSKEVLAEADDIKKRAAEIFADELSVRRDLRDLPTCTIDPADAKDFDDALSIVTLPNGDFEIGVHIADPSFYVKRGTAIDKEASRRATSVYLVDRTIPMLPEVLSNDLCSLNPNEDKLAFSAVFEMDKHANVKKRWFGRTIINSKKRFTYEDAQKTLDEKKGVFAAELALLDMLSKKLGEKRKEAGALSFERDEVRFEIDRDGKPVRIYKKPRLETNKLIEHFMVLANTEVAHFMASVSKRIEESFVYRVHTVPKEDKMREIINLMHALGYQVPRGKTDWTAKDVGKLLESVKGQEHEQIIQMATIQAMAKAVYATKNIGHFGLSLSHYTHFTSPIRRYPDTMVHRMLGDCLEKREIPDEELAEYEAMSRYATEQEIAANEAEWASERFKHAEYLATRIGTIYEGTITGLMEKGIFVSVNETLSEGMVRLRDIRDDFYLLDETTFSIVGQKKKRKFSLGDKVKIKVKKVDVEKRLIDFEFV encoded by the coding sequence CTGCGAACACTCAAGCGTACCTCGGAATGTCCAACCAAGGAGCGAGCGTCCGGAGAAGGCCCGCCGGAGCGTGCGCCTGCGGCAGATGGGAGGGGGTCCACCGCTAGCGCACAGCTCCGACGGAACTGTAGAACTGCTTGGCGTAGTATAGCAAAAAGCGTTTCTGTTGTCAAGAAGAATAAAAAATGTAACAATACCCTTATGAAAAAAGAAGAGAACGGAAGGAAAAAGCTTGAAGTGCAAGGAAATATCAGAATTAGCTCACGAGGAATAGGCTTTCTCAGTGCGGAAGAATCTCCAGACAAAGACATCGAGATTGATCCCGCATATTTGAATACTGCTCTCCATGGAGACCTTGTCAGAGCGCTTGTCCACCCAGGACCAGGCACGACAAAGTTGGCAGAGACAACGCGAGGCGAAGTGCTCGAGGTGCTCATGCGCGCACGACAAGAGTTTGTCGGCACCATAAAGAACGAGGGAGGACTTTTCTTCCTTGATCCGGAGTCTCGCAGGATGTATACCGATATCGCTATTCCCCAAGACAAGCTGGGTAAGGCGCAAGCTGGTGATAAAGCTATTGTCAAAATCACAAAATGGACTGACTCCAAGAGACCTCCGCTCGGAGAGGTGTTGGAAGTCATTGGTCAGGCTGGGAAACACGAAACCGAGATGCGCGCCGCGGCGCTCGAGCGAGGATTTCGCCTCTCGTTCTCCAAAGAAGTACTTGCCGAAGCCGATGATATCAAAAAAAGGGCGGCGGAAATCTTTGCGGACGAACTGTCGGTACGACGCGACCTTCGTGATCTCCCGACATGCACCATTGACCCGGCAGATGCCAAGGACTTTGACGACGCACTATCGATCGTGACACTTCCTAATGGCGACTTCGAGATTGGCGTCCATATCGCTGACCCGTCTTTCTATGTGAAGCGCGGCACAGCAATCGACAAAGAAGCTTCGAGGCGTGCCACATCCGTCTATCTCGTCGACCGCACCATACCGATGCTCCCTGAAGTGCTCTCCAATGACCTGTGTAGTTTGAACCCCAACGAAGACAAGCTCGCCTTCTCGGCTGTCTTCGAGATGGACAAGCATGCAAACGTGAAGAAGCGCTGGTTCGGTAGAACAATCATCAATTCCAAAAAACGTTTTACGTACGAAGATGCGCAGAAGACGCTTGACGAAAAGAAGGGTGTCTTTGCGGCAGAGCTTGCCTTGCTCGACATGCTCTCAAAAAAGCTTGGGGAAAAGCGCAAAGAAGCAGGTGCACTGTCGTTCGAAAGAGACGAAGTGCGCTTCGAGATTGATCGCGATGGAAAACCTGTCCGTATCTACAAAAAGCCCCGCCTTGAGACAAATAAGTTGATTGAGCACTTCATGGTGCTCGCCAATACTGAAGTCGCACACTTCATGGCCTCTGTTAGCAAGCGCATCGAAGAGTCCTTCGTCTATCGAGTCCACACTGTGCCCAAAGAGGACAAAATGCGGGAAATCATAAACCTCATGCACGCGCTTGGCTACCAGGTACCACGTGGCAAAACCGACTGGACCGCAAAAGATGTCGGCAAACTCCTTGAGAGCGTTAAGGGCCAAGAACACGAACAAATCATCCAGATGGCGACCATCCAGGCAATGGCGAAGGCTGTTTATGCAACAAAAAACATTGGACACTTCGGTCTGTCTCTCTCGCACTACACACACTTTACCTCGCCCATCAGACGCTACCCCGACACCATGGTACATCGCATGCTAGGAGACTGCTTAGAGAAAAGGGAAATCCCCGATGAAGAGCTCGCCGAATATGAAGCAATGTCTCGTTATGCCACCGAACAGGAAATCGCCGCCAATGAAGCCGAGTGGGCATCGGAGCGATTTAAGCATGCGGAATATCTTGCAACCCGCATCGGCACAATCTATGAGGGGACGATTACTGGTCTTATGGAAAAGGGTATCTTTGTCTCTGTGAATGAGACACTCTCTGAAGGAATGGTGCGGCTCCGCGATATTAGAGACGACTTCTACCTCTTAGATGAAACAACATTTAGTATTGTTGGACAAAAAAAGAAGCGTAAGTTTTCACTTGGCGATAAGGTGAAGATAAAGGTAAAAAAAGTGGATGTCGAGAAGCGACTCATCGATTTCGAGTTTGTCTAG
- a CDS encoding HIT domain-containing protein, with product MFCAVEAVIPTAWGDKEKQMGKTREADDPFFAERLIGGFTRLVSGGTRNQIRLSRPWQTPLPIAKETCPYCTKPQEEVDIPAIPYGWRAVSNPFTPHRRHRLVIPHACWDEEMVQTLGGGVGIIGALQAVRMVIEKDMAEGAKTEMAAFVHVGASAGQNVGHLHWHVVEVRPERPLKTRAVNYDVPSPLFVHEEHDLQVRALGVRAGECMIVSKKVYPPKFDVHTAFDVASIIDWIVKRGNEKWMSTQGMPPEFTVLVRISSEGAFLYADYCPILSMWGAMEYPLAHFEGGPITLPWPHEVTAAHLRG from the coding sequence ATGTTCTGCGCAGTCGAAGCTGTCATCCCGACGGCGTGGGGAGACAAAGAGAAGCAAATGGGAAAGACACGAGAAGCAGACGATCCGTTTTTTGCGGAAAGACTCATTGGTGGCTTCACTCGTCTTGTGAGTGGTGGGACGAGAAACCAAATCAGGTTGTCTCGGCCGTGGCAGACACCCTTGCCAATCGCAAAGGAGACGTGCCCATATTGCACCAAGCCGCAAGAGGAAGTAGACATTCCCGCGATTCCGTATGGTTGGCGAGCGGTTTCCAATCCGTTCACACCCCACCGTCGTCATCGGCTCGTCATCCCGCACGCATGTTGGGACGAAGAGATGGTGCAAACATTGGGTGGTGGCGTCGGGATTATCGGGGCACTCCAGGCTGTGCGCATGGTCATTGAGAAAGACATGGCGGAGGGTGCCAAAACCGAAATGGCTGCGTTCGTTCACGTCGGGGCGAGCGCCGGTCAAAACGTGGGACATCTGCACTGGCACGTGGTTGAGGTACGGCCGGAGCGTCCACTCAAGACACGGGCAGTCAATTATGATGTGCCTTCTCCGCTCTTCGTTCACGAGGAGCACGATCTCCAGGTTCGCGCTCTGGGTGTACGCGCGGGCGAGTGCATGATCGTTTCGAAAAAAGTTTACCCTCCAAAGTTTGATGTTCATACCGCTTTTGATGTTGCCAGCATCATCGATTGGATCGTCAAGCGTGGCAACGAAAAGTGGATGAGCACACAAGGCATGCCGCCGGAGTTCACTGTCTTGGTCCGCATTTCCTCCGAAGGCGCGTTCCTCTACGCGGATTATTGCCCAATCCTTAGCATGTGGGGTGCAATGGAATATCCGCTTGCCCACTTTGAGGGCGGGCCGATCACACTCCCGTGGCCGCACGAAGTTACCGCCGCACATCTCCGCGGTTAA
- the rplU gene encoding 50S ribosomal protein L21 produces MKLAIIETGGKQYKVAPGEQLIIEKLATDEQAGSTITFDKVLLLDDGKEVKVGTPYVAGATVKAEVLETGRGEKVVVIRYKSKVRQFKKRGHRQPYTKVKIAG; encoded by the coding sequence ATGAAGCTCGCAATTATCGAAACCGGCGGCAAGCAGTACAAGGTAGCCCCGGGAGAACAACTTATTATTGAAAAGCTTGCCACAGATGAGCAGGCCGGCAGCACCATCACCTTCGACAAGGTGCTCCTTTTGGACGACGGTAAAGAGGTTAAAGTCGGGACTCCTTATGTAGCAGGGGCTACCGTGAAGGCAGAAGTCCTGGAGACCGGCAGGGGTGAGAAGGTAGTTGTCATCCGCTACAAATCAAAAGTACGTCAATTCAAAAAGAGGGGACACAGGCAACCATATACGAAAGTCAAAATTGCGGGCTAA
- a CDS encoding DNA recombination protein RmuC: protein MNFLPLIIGLIVGGAVVGAFLWLFLRTRTQKPGADNFLLLQQQMQELSRVMDEKLTRSHETMTESMRNQYRESSNIIRDVTERLTKLDETNRQVVSFADQLKNLQDILKNPKQRGVLGEYYLETLLKNVLPPGAFQMQYAFANGEIVDAAVFVKDKVIPIDSKFSLENYNRLVEARDPSEKDRLEKLFVNDLKNRIVETSKYIRPSENTMDFAFMFIPHEAIYYDLLVNKVGAVTEDTENLIQRAAGKYKVIIVSPTSFLAYLQTVLQGLKALQIEEQAQEITKRVGELGKHVGRYEEYMQKLGSALGTTVSHYNNAYKEFGKVDKDVLRITGKAAGVEPLALEKPAREEE, encoded by the coding sequence ATGAATTTTCTTCCTCTTATAATTGGTCTCATCGTCGGCGGTGCCGTTGTCGGAGCTTTTCTCTGGCTTTTTTTACGGACTCGGACTCAAAAACCTGGTGCTGACAATTTCCTCCTTCTCCAACAGCAGATGCAGGAGCTCTCCAGGGTCATGGATGAAAAGCTCACGCGTTCGCATGAGACCATGACGGAGTCCATGCGGAACCAGTATCGCGAATCATCGAACATTATTCGCGATGTCACGGAGCGCTTGACCAAGCTCGATGAAACAAACCGGCAGGTGGTGTCGTTTGCCGATCAATTAAAGAATCTCCAGGACATTTTAAAGAACCCCAAACAGCGTGGGGTGTTAGGAGAGTATTACCTCGAGACACTCTTGAAGAATGTGCTTCCACCGGGCGCTTTCCAGATGCAGTATGCCTTCGCCAATGGTGAGATAGTTGACGCCGCTGTATTTGTAAAAGACAAAGTAATCCCCATCGACTCGAAGTTTTCGCTCGAGAATTATAACCGACTTGTTGAAGCGCGAGACCCTTCGGAAAAGGACCGTCTCGAGAAACTCTTTGTGAATGACCTCAAAAACCGAATCGTCGAGACATCGAAGTATATTCGCCCTTCTGAAAACACAATGGACTTTGCTTTTATGTTTATTCCACACGAAGCGATTTACTACGACCTTTTAGTCAACAAAGTGGGGGCCGTGACAGAAGACACAGAGAACCTAATCCAGCGTGCGGCAGGGAAGTATAAAGTGATTATTGTCTCACCAACGTCGTTCCTTGCGTATCTGCAGACAGTGCTGCAAGGATTGAAGGCGCTCCAGATTGAGGAGCAGGCGCAGGAGATTACGAAGCGAGTGGGGGAGCTGGGGAAACACGTGGGGAGGTACGAAGAGTATATGCAGAAGTTGGGTAGCGCCCTGGGCACCACAGTCTCGCACTACAACAATGCTTACAAAGAGTTCGGCAAAGTGGACAAAGACGTGCTCCGCATTACCGGCAAGGCGGCAGGTGTGGAGCCACTTGCACTCGAGAAGCCAGCGCGGGAGGAAGAGTAA
- a CDS encoding GatB/YqeY domain-containing protein, translating into MHEKIKSDVKEALKARNQLKLSFARNLLAAFTNELVAKRQKPDGILSDEDALAVIRRLAKQRRDSIEQFQAGGRNDLVEKEQAELAYLNAYLPQMMSREEVLAVAEKKKTALRVSQKSDMGKLMGAVMAELRGKADGMVVKEVIDSLLT; encoded by the coding sequence ATGCATGAGAAGATAAAAAGTGATGTTAAAGAAGCACTTAAAGCACGTAACCAGTTAAAACTTTCTTTTGCGCGCAACCTCCTCGCCGCATTTACTAATGAGCTTGTGGCAAAGCGGCAAAAGCCAGATGGCATACTCTCTGATGAAGACGCCCTTGCGGTCATACGACGATTAGCAAAACAACGACGCGATTCCATCGAGCAATTCCAGGCGGGTGGACGAAACGATCTTGTCGAAAAAGAGCAAGCGGAGCTTGCGTACTTAAACGCCTATCTCCCACAGATGATGAGCCGCGAGGAAGTGCTCGCTGTCGCAGAGAAGAAAAAGACGGCACTAAGAGTATCTCAAAAAAGCGACATGGGCAAGCTCATGGGTGCGGTTATGGCCGAATTGCGAGGAAAAGCAGACGGTATGGTTGTGAAAGAAGTTATTGATTCGCTTTTGACCTAG
- a CDS encoding DNA-3-methyladenine glycosylase, translating to MRKRLPLTFFNRSTTRVAEELLGKFLVRKIRGREVAYMITETEAYDGPHDKASHASRGRTKRNEVMFTEAGAIYIYFTYGMHWMFNIVTGEKEYPAAVLIRAVDTIQGPARLTKGLKIDKKLNAKKLGTKTGLWVEDRGVKIKRSAVRRTARVGVAYAGKVWAHKPYRFILELE from the coding sequence ATGCGAAAAAGATTGCCTCTTACCTTTTTTAATCGTTCGACGACGAGGGTTGCCGAAGAACTGCTCGGCAAGTTTTTGGTGCGCAAGATTCGTGGACGCGAAGTTGCCTACATGATTACCGAGACAGAAGCGTATGATGGTCCGCACGATAAGGCGTCTCACGCCTCACGTGGGCGCACAAAACGAAACGAAGTTATGTTTACTGAGGCTGGTGCCATATATATCTATTTTACCTACGGCATGCACTGGATGTTCAACATCGTGACGGGGGAGAAAGAATACCCGGCAGCTGTGCTTATTCGTGCCGTAGATACCATACAAGGCCCCGCACGTCTGACTAAGGGGTTGAAGATTGATAAAAAGCTCAACGCAAAAAAGCTCGGTACAAAAACGGGGCTCTGGGTCGAAGACAGGGGAGTCAAAATAAAAAGGTCCGCTGTAAGGCGGACCGCGCGTGTCGGGGTGGCGTATGCGGGGAAGGTGTGGGCGCACAAACCCTATCGCTTTATTCTCGAGCTTGAGTAA
- a CDS encoding MgtC/SapB family protein, with protein sequence MIEILDPGMQDTFFRLSTAAFLGLILGTERVLAHKQAGMRTYALISLGAALFVIVSEAILHQYASGASADPIRMAAAVVTGIGFIGAGLIIFKDKTIRGLTTAAGLWVTAGIGIASGFGLYAIAVFSTILAFLIFTLVWFLEYGVKKWSGKWDEEM encoded by the coding sequence ATGATAGAGATACTTGATCCAGGAATGCAGGACACCTTTTTTCGGTTGAGTACTGCCGCATTCTTGGGGCTTATTCTTGGCACAGAACGCGTGTTGGCGCACAAGCAGGCTGGCATGCGCACCTACGCACTCATTTCCCTCGGCGCTGCGTTGTTTGTCATTGTGTCCGAGGCAATCCTGCACCAATATGCGTCGGGAGCCAGTGCAGACCCTATTCGAATGGCCGCGGCGGTTGTGACGGGCATTGGGTTTATAGGGGCCGGGCTCATTATCTTCAAAGACAAGACCATACGAGGACTTACGACCGCCGCTGGTTTGTGGGTCACCGCTGGCATCGGTATTGCGAGCGGGTTTGGGCTCTATGCGATTGCGGTGTTTTCAACCATCCTGGCCTTTCTCATCTTTACGCTCGTCTGGTTCCTCGAGTACGGGGTCAAGAAGTGGTCGGGCAAATGGGATGAAGAGATGTAA
- a CDS encoding PD-(D/E)XK nuclease family protein: MSQYYNAKRKSGFYTPGSNEPFKLSRSKIDLFIECPRCFYVDRRLGVGRPPGFPFNLNSAVDALLKKEFDTHRKRSEPHPLMSTYNIDAVPMAHDNIEIWRDVFKGIAYYHKPTNFHVYGAIDDVWVNPKGELHIVDYKATSKDAEVTLDAEWQMGYKRQMEIYQWLFRQNDFKVSKTGYFVYANAGRDKAAFDGVLEFKVTIIPYIGSSDWVDRTLKDAKETLDADAIPDASPECDYCAYRNAAVEVIRGANAKKEIAKPTATAVSTRKKKEKNTLF; encoded by the coding sequence ATGTCGCAATACTACAACGCTAAACGGAAGAGCGGGTTCTACACCCCAGGGAGCAATGAGCCGTTCAAATTAAGCCGGAGTAAAATTGATCTCTTCATCGAGTGTCCGCGGTGTTTCTATGTAGACAGGCGTCTTGGCGTAGGACGTCCGCCGGGTTTCCCCTTTAACTTAAACAGCGCAGTCGACGCGCTTTTGAAAAAAGAGTTTGATACACACAGAAAGAGGAGTGAACCGCACCCACTCATGAGCACATACAACATCGACGCTGTGCCGATGGCGCACGACAACATCGAGATTTGGCGGGACGTCTTTAAGGGAATAGCCTACTACCACAAGCCAACGAACTTCCATGTGTATGGCGCGATTGACGATGTGTGGGTTAATCCCAAAGGCGAGCTCCATATTGTCGACTATAAAGCGACAAGCAAAGATGCGGAGGTGACTCTAGACGCAGAATGGCAGATGGGATACAAACGCCAGATGGAGATATATCAGTGGCTCTTCCGTCAAAATGATTTTAAAGTCTCCAAGACCGGTTATTTCGTATACGCCAATGCCGGACGGGATAAGGCGGCCTTCGATGGTGTCCTTGAGTTTAAGGTGACGATCATTCCTTACATTGGCTCGAGTGATTGGGTAGACAGGACGCTCAAGGATGCCAAAGAAACACTTGATGCAGACGCCATCCCCGACGCCTCACCCGAGTGCGACTATTGCGCGTACAGGAACGCGGCTGTCGAAGTGATTCGTGGCGCAAACGCAAAGAAAGAAATAGCAAAGCCGACTGCCACTGCCGTCTCGACGCGCAAGAAGAAAGAAAAAAACACACTCTTCTGA
- a CDS encoding YbhB/YbcL family Raf kinase inhibitor-like protein, with amino-acid sequence MQLTSSAFEHDASMPSKYACDGQGVNPPLSWSGVPKETQTLVLTVDDPDAPDGVFVHWIVWNISPKLKGITEGKVPPGAVEGRNDFGKREYGGVCPPRDEHHYFFKLYALDIELRIPEISNKETLEEEMVGHVLERAELVGRYAR; translated from the coding sequence ATGCAACTAACAAGTAGCGCATTTGAACACGACGCCTCCATGCCCTCCAAATATGCGTGCGACGGACAGGGAGTGAATCCGCCGCTTTCGTGGAGTGGCGTGCCCAAGGAGACGCAGACCTTGGTACTCACTGTAGATGACCCAGATGCTCCGGATGGGGTCTTTGTGCATTGGATTGTGTGGAACATCTCCCCGAAGCTTAAGGGGATTACAGAGGGCAAGGTGCCTCCGGGGGCAGTAGAGGGGAGGAATGATTTTGGAAAGCGCGAATACGGCGGGGTGTGCCCTCCTCGTGATGAGCATCATTACTTCTTTAAACTATACGCGCTCGATATCGAATTGCGCATTCCGGAGATTAGTAACAAAGAAACTCTAGAAGAGGAGATGGTGGGACACGTGCTTGAGAGGGCAGAGTTGGTAGGAAGATACGCTCGCTAG
- a CDS encoding MGMT family protein — MSKITFRKKVLAVVSKIPRGEAMTYGEVAKRAGAPRAARSVGAILKTNYDPAIPCHRVIRSDGSMGGYNRGRERKVELLKKEGYPGVI, encoded by the coding sequence ATATCGAAAATAACATTTCGCAAAAAAGTACTTGCTGTTGTTTCAAAAATCCCGAGAGGGGAGGCGATGACGTATGGCGAAGTCGCAAAGCGCGCGGGGGCTCCGCGTGCGGCGAGATCTGTGGGTGCTATTTTAAAAACAAACTATGACCCCGCGATACCGTGCCACCGCGTCATTCGTTCCGACGGCAGTATGGGCGGGTATAATCGGGGTCGAGAAAGGAAGGTAGAGCTTCTCAAGAAAGAAGGTTATCCGGGCGTAATTTGA